A stretch of the Candidatus Binatus sp. genome encodes the following:
- a CDS encoding sigma-54 dependent transcriptional regulator, with translation MAKLLIVDDERNIRRSLVSFFESLGHEVRAAENGTQAVAILAETQCDLVLTDYRMAEMSGLELLREIKRRAPECLVILMTAYATVENAVEAMKSGAYDYVTKPFSLEQIQHTVDRALQVRVLQAENRALRSAIDEQPLLDSHSPAMQRLLETARQAAASDATILLTGESGTGKNVIARQIHRWSPRQGKPFVVVNCTTLSEELLESELFGHVRGAFTGAIKDKPGRLEAANGGTVFLDEIADLTATLQTKFLRFLQDQNFERVGGERTIHVDARIIAASNRDLESEVAAHHFREDLYYRLNVITLRVPPLRERREDILPLAQWLLNVAAVRNSHPGLAFSPGATAALTRYRWPGNVRELRNAIERGTVLMHGDTIAPDDLPDSLFHDSTEALRGIPNAASLDEVEREHIARVLGASATLEEAADTLGINVTTLWRKRRRYGIE, from the coding sequence ATGGCCAAACTGCTCATTGTCGATGACGAGCGCAATATCCGGCGAAGTCTCGTTTCGTTTTTCGAGTCGCTTGGCCACGAGGTTCGCGCGGCCGAGAACGGCACGCAGGCCGTGGCCATCCTCGCCGAGACGCAGTGCGACCTGGTTCTGACCGACTACCGAATGGCCGAGATGAGCGGGCTGGAACTGCTCCGCGAGATCAAGCGGCGCGCACCCGAGTGCCTGGTAATTCTGATGACCGCTTATGCGACGGTTGAAAATGCGGTCGAGGCGATGAAGTCCGGCGCGTACGACTATGTCACCAAGCCGTTTTCGCTCGAACAGATTCAGCACACCGTCGATCGCGCGCTGCAGGTCAGGGTCCTTCAAGCGGAAAATCGCGCACTGCGCAGCGCCATCGACGAGCAGCCGCTGCTCGACTCGCACAGCCCCGCGATGCAACGCCTGCTCGAAACAGCCCGCCAGGCCGCCGCCAGCGACGCGACGATTCTGCTCACCGGCGAGAGCGGCACCGGCAAGAACGTTATCGCGCGGCAGATCCATCGATGGAGCCCGCGCCAGGGCAAGCCGTTCGTCGTCGTCAATTGCACCACGCTCTCGGAAGAACTTCTGGAGAGTGAGTTGTTCGGGCACGTCCGCGGCGCGTTCACCGGCGCGATCAAGGACAAGCCCGGGCGGCTCGAGGCGGCCAACGGCGGGACGGTTTTCCTCGACGAGATTGCCGACTTGACGGCGACCCTGCAGACCAAGTTCCTGCGCTTCCTGCAGGATCAGAACTTCGAGCGCGTCGGCGGCGAACGCACGATTCACGTCGATGCGCGAATAATCGCGGCGTCCAATCGCGACCTCGAGTCCGAAGTCGCCGCGCATCACTTTCGCGAGGATCTCTATTACCGCCTCAACGTCATCACGCTTCGCGTGCCTCCGTTGCGCGAACGGCGCGAGGATATTCTGCCGCTCGCGCAGTGGCTGCTGAACGTCGCCGCCGTGCGCAATTCGCATCCCGGCCTGGCATTTTCACCCGGAGCGACCGCGGCGCTCACGCGCTATCGATGGCCCGGAAATGTGCGCGAACTTCGCAACGCGATCGAACGCGGCACCGTCCTGATGCACGGCGACACGATCGCGCCCGATGACCTGCCCGATTCGCTGTTTCACGATTCGACCGAGGCGCTCCGCGGCATCCCCAATGCTGCCAGCCTCGATGAGGTCGAGCGCGAGCACATCGCGCGCGTGCTCGGCGCCAGTGCTACGCTCGAAGAAGCCGCCGACACGCTCGGCATCAACGTCACGACGCTGTGGCGCAAGCGTCGGCGCTACGGAATTGAATAG
- a CDS encoding sensor histidine kinase — translation MSAPSLQRQIRNGTLLLLALVVVLGLYTLPRVYSLGGAIRETLYRNYISIEAAQNMHAALTTLQVAEHDGRAKDVLPGARQNFLQWIDVENHDFTEVGEPELAADIARRGNHLFAGIAAAPPGTFHDREFAELSGRLDDLIAMNKAAMFRADSRSVKLGRRLAYEFAGGLALVLLVGAAISWALGWRLSKPLTELAERLRGISQRKSQVRLGPQPLAELEAVAREFNQMAERLEQYDKLNVERLVYEKSKTEAIIESLEDGVVLIDTEGIVAHINEIASLILGVDLQDALGSPFDDLSSNHPHYLRVRDALRTLQRAGPEGQRTEIDLHVRGREHSYVLKSVPLHHTVGKSLGTLLILQDVTYLRDQDRARTNLVATLSHELRTPLTSLALSAELLSRDMPGTNPKSSELLQVILEECSRMRQLTDNLLNLARGEIPAIAVAQKRLDLARLTADVTRRFAIQAREKHVEIEEHIESVPEIIGDPVKLSWVISNLLGNALRYTPAGGTIKVSTLDAKQATRLEVTDSGPGIPPELKNYIFERFVQYGSDGLEKGSAGLGLSIVKEIVEAHGGRIFVESANSHGSRFIVEIPAAQGI, via the coding sequence ATGAGCGCGCCGTCGCTGCAACGCCAAATTCGCAACGGTACCTTGCTGCTGCTGGCATTGGTCGTTGTGCTGGGACTGTACACGCTGCCGCGGGTCTATTCGCTTGGCGGCGCAATCCGCGAGACCCTCTATCGCAACTACATCAGCATCGAGGCCGCACAGAACATGCACGCCGCGCTCACGACGCTTCAGGTCGCCGAGCACGACGGCCGCGCCAAGGACGTTCTGCCCGGGGCGCGGCAAAATTTTCTGCAGTGGATCGACGTCGAGAATCACGACTTTACTGAAGTTGGCGAGCCGGAACTCGCTGCCGATATCGCCCGGCGCGGCAACCATTTGTTCGCCGGCATCGCCGCCGCGCCGCCCGGCACGTTTCACGATCGCGAATTTGCCGAATTGAGCGGCCGCCTCGACGATCTGATCGCGATGAACAAGGCCGCCATGTTCCGCGCGGACAGCCGCTCGGTAAAGCTGGGCCGGCGGCTGGCGTACGAATTCGCCGGCGGGCTTGCGCTGGTGCTGCTGGTGGGCGCCGCGATCTCGTGGGCTCTCGGATGGCGGCTGTCAAAGCCGCTGACGGAACTCGCCGAGCGGCTGCGCGGAATCAGTCAGCGCAAGTCGCAGGTGCGGCTTGGCCCCCAGCCGCTGGCCGAGCTCGAAGCGGTCGCGCGCGAATTCAACCAGATGGCGGAGCGACTCGAGCAGTACGACAAGCTCAACGTCGAGCGGCTGGTTTACGAAAAGAGCAAGACCGAAGCGATCATCGAAAGCCTCGAAGACGGGGTCGTGCTAATCGACACGGAAGGAATCGTTGCGCACATAAATGAGATCGCGTCGCTGATCCTCGGCGTCGATCTTCAGGACGCACTCGGCAGCCCGTTCGACGATCTCAGCAGCAACCATCCTCATTACCTGCGCGTTCGCGATGCGCTGCGCACACTGCAGAGGGCCGGGCCGGAGGGCCAGCGCACTGAAATCGATCTTCACGTTCGCGGCCGCGAGCATTCCTACGTGCTGAAGTCCGTCCCGCTTCATCATACGGTCGGCAAGTCGCTTGGGACGCTGCTGATTCTGCAGGACGTGACGTACCTCCGCGATCAGGATCGCGCCCGCACCAACCTGGTCGCCACCCTGTCGCACGAACTTAGGACCCCGCTCACCTCGCTGGCGCTGTCGGCGGAGCTGCTGAGCCGCGATATGCCGGGTACAAATCCGAAGAGCAGCGAACTGCTGCAGGTAATCCTCGAAGAATGCTCGCGGATGCGTCAGCTTACCGACAACCTGCTCAATCTCGCGCGCGGCGAGATACCGGCGATCGCCGTTGCGCAAAAGCGTCTCGATCTTGCCCGGCTGACGGCAGACGTGACCAGGCGCTTCGCAATCCAGGCGCGCGAGAAGCACGTCGAGATCGAGGAGCACATCGAATCGGTGCCCGAGATTATCGGCGACCCGGTCAAGCTTTCGTGGGTGATTTCAAACTTGCTCGGCAACGCGCTGCGCTACACCCCGGCCGGAGGAACTATCAAAGTGTCGACGCTCGACGCCAAGCAGGCCACGCGGCTGGAAGTCACCGACTCGGGGCCCGGAATTCCGCCCGAGCTGAAAAACTATATTTTCGAGCGTTTCGTGCAGTACGGTTCCGACGGGCTCGAAAAGGGATCGGCCGGGCTGGGTCTGTCGATCGTCAAGGAAATTGTCGAGGCCCATGGCGGCAGGATTTTCGTCGAGAGCGCCAACTCTCACGGCTCGCGATTCATCGTCGAAATTCCCGCCGCACAGGGGATCTGA
- a CDS encoding sensor histidine kinase KdpD has product MDDEKRPEPEAFLDLVPQTQRGRLKVYIGAAAGVGKTYRMLEEAHQLRDRGVDVVLGFIETHHRRETEERIGNLEVVARRKISYREVTLEEMDVDAIIARKPEVVIVDELAHTNAPGSRHEKRYQDVEQIVATGIDVITAMNIQHVESLNALMRRITGIDVRETVPDSMLARADQIVNIDVPVEALRERLREGKIYPQAQIEQALKNFFKPSNLASLRELALREVARSLDRQRLDRESLKREGGRHANVIERIMVGISSNAADTGQLLRKASRIAGQLNAEWFAVHIETPAESVKNIGTSDFVALLNNINVASDLGAETVWLKSDDVVKALIDFAHDKGVTKLIVGRTHQPRWRRWLKGDVPARLAADARDLDVEIVATDEREESR; this is encoded by the coding sequence ATGGACGATGAAAAACGGCCTGAGCCCGAGGCCTTTCTCGATCTTGTGCCCCAAACTCAACGGGGACGGCTCAAAGTATATATCGGCGCCGCCGCGGGTGTAGGCAAAACATACAGGATGCTCGAGGAGGCGCATCAGCTCCGCGATCGGGGAGTGGATGTCGTGCTTGGCTTCATTGAAACGCATCACCGCCGCGAGACGGAAGAGCGGATTGGCAACCTCGAGGTGGTCGCGCGCCGCAAGATTTCGTACCGCGAAGTTACGCTCGAAGAGATGGACGTCGATGCGATCATCGCGCGCAAGCCCGAGGTTGTAATCGTAGATGAGCTTGCGCATACCAACGCCCCCGGCTCGCGCCACGAAAAGCGCTACCAGGACGTCGAGCAGATCGTCGCTACCGGCATCGACGTGATTACCGCGATGAACATCCAGCACGTCGAAAGTCTCAACGCGCTGATGCGGCGCATCACCGGCATCGACGTGCGCGAGACGGTGCCCGATTCGATGCTGGCGCGGGCCGATCAAATCGTTAACATCGATGTGCCGGTGGAAGCGCTGCGCGAACGACTGCGCGAGGGGAAGATTTACCCGCAAGCGCAGATCGAACAGGCGCTGAAGAATTTTTTCAAGCCGAGCAATCTTGCCTCGCTCCGTGAACTGGCGCTGCGCGAGGTCGCGCGCAGCCTGGACCGCCAGCGCCTCGACCGCGAGTCGCTCAAGCGCGAGGGAGGCCGCCACGCGAACGTGATCGAGCGAATCATGGTTGGAATCTCGTCCAACGCCGCCGACACCGGACAGCTGCTGCGCAAGGCTTCGCGCATCGCCGGACAGCTCAACGCCGAATGGTTCGCCGTGCACATCGAGACGCCCGCCGAGTCGGTGAAAAATATCGGCACCAGCGATTTCGTCGCGCTGCTCAACAACATCAATGTCGCCAGCGACCTTGGCGCCGAAACCGTGTGGCTGAAGTCGGACGATGTGGTCAAGGCGTTGATCGACTTCGCGCACGACAAGGGGGTGACGAAGCTAATCGTCGGCCGGACTCATCAGCCGCGATGGCGGCGGTGGCTCAAGGGCGACGTGCCGGCGCGGCTGGCTGCGGACGCACGGGACCTAGACGTGGAAATCGTCGCGACCGACGAACGGGAGGAATCGCGATGA
- the kdpC gene encoding potassium-transporting ATPase subunit KdpC, giving the protein MRNFITALAVTALLTVLTGIVYPLAVWGIAQTIFPTQAGGSLVVAGNQVVGSSLIGQNFSSARYFQSRPSAAGDKGYDAANSSGSNLGPTNKALIDAVKLRLKNFIESNPASNPRQVPVDIVTASGSGLDPEISPAAAGLQVARVAHARGISEDHVRQLVAENTRPRFAGIFGEPGVNVLLLNLALDRAAGSRGGTTPGT; this is encoded by the coding sequence GTGCGAAACTTCATAACCGCACTCGCCGTAACCGCCCTGCTCACCGTGCTCACCGGCATCGTCTATCCTCTGGCGGTATGGGGCATTGCGCAGACGATTTTTCCGACCCAGGCGGGCGGTAGCCTGGTCGTTGCGGGCAACCAGGTTGTCGGCTCCAGCCTCATCGGGCAGAATTTTTCGTCGGCGCGCTATTTTCAGAGCCGGCCTTCCGCCGCGGGTGACAAGGGCTACGACGCCGCCAACTCGAGCGGCTCGAATCTCGGGCCCACCAACAAGGCGCTGATCGACGCGGTCAAGTTGCGGCTGAAGAACTTCATCGAGAGCAATCCCGCCAGCAATCCGCGCCAGGTTCCAGTGGACATTGTGACGGCTTCAGGCAGCGGCCTCGATCCCGAGATAAGTCCGGCCGCCGCCGGCCTCCAGGTGGCACGGGTTGCCCACGCGCGCGGCATAAGCGAAGATCACGTGCGGCAGTTGGTTGCCGAGAACACGCGGCCGCGATTTGCGGGAATCTTCGGCGAGCCCGGCGTAAACGTGCTGCTGCTGAACCTGGCCCTCGATCGCGCCGCGGGAAGTCGTGGCGGAACAACTCCCGGGACTTGA
- the kdpB gene encoding potassium-transporting ATPase subunit KdpB, with product MSDRKAPALWNREIVSRAAIESFVKLDPRLMIRNPVMFVVEVTSVLVMFTLAGDTLAHRMALAGFEFQIALWLWFTVLFANFAEAMAEGRGKAQADNLRKTRTETQAKLVIEGGQTKLVPAAQLRRGDIVMVAAGDVIPGDGEVIEGIAAVNEAAITGESAPVIRESGGDRSGVTGGTTVISDWIKVKITANPGETFLDRMIALVEGAQRQKTPNEIALSILLSGLTIVFLLVIVTLYPFGLYGGTRLALPVLVALLVCLIPTTIGGLLSAIGIAGMDRLVQHNVLAMSGRSVEAAGDVDTLLLDKTGTITLGNRMAAEFIPVQGVETRELAEAAQLASLADETPEGRSIVVLAKREYNLRGRELGEVGATFIPFSAQTRMSGVDIGGRRIRKGAAEQIVHFVQDNRGTPPPDLKAIVERIARSGGTPLVVADASKALGVIHLKDMVKEGIRERFERLRAMGLRTVMITGDNPLTAAAIAKESGVDDFLAEATPETKLRLIREEQNQGKLVAMIGDGTNDAPALAQADVGIAMNAGTQAAREAGNMIDLDSNPTKVMEVVEIGKQLLMTRGSLTTFSIANDVAKYFAIIPALFIVEYPELQRLNVMHLATPQSAILSAVIFNALIIIALIPLALRGVRYRPVGAAAILTRNLFIYGGGGVIIPFIGIKAIDIVITALHLA from the coding sequence ATGAGTGATCGCAAGGCTCCCGCACTTTGGAATCGCGAAATCGTCTCGCGCGCGGCGATCGAATCGTTCGTCAAGCTCGACCCGCGCCTGATGATCAGGAATCCGGTGATGTTCGTGGTCGAGGTCACCAGCGTGCTGGTGATGTTCACGCTGGCTGGCGACACGCTGGCTCATCGGATGGCGCTGGCCGGGTTCGAATTTCAAATCGCGCTCTGGCTGTGGTTCACCGTGCTGTTCGCAAATTTCGCCGAGGCAATGGCGGAAGGCCGCGGCAAGGCGCAGGCCGATAACCTGCGCAAGACTCGGACCGAAACCCAGGCCAAATTGGTCATCGAAGGCGGCCAGACGAAACTCGTGCCGGCCGCGCAGCTCCGGCGCGGCGACATCGTAATGGTCGCCGCCGGCGACGTCATTCCGGGCGACGGCGAAGTTATCGAGGGCATCGCCGCGGTTAACGAGGCCGCCATCACCGGCGAATCCGCGCCCGTGATTCGCGAAAGCGGCGGCGATCGCAGCGGCGTAACGGGCGGGACCACCGTGATCTCCGACTGGATCAAGGTGAAGATCACCGCCAACCCGGGCGAGACCTTCCTGGACCGCATGATCGCGCTGGTCGAGGGTGCGCAGCGTCAGAAGACGCCCAACGAAATTGCACTCAGCATACTGCTGTCCGGCCTCACGATCGTTTTCCTGCTCGTCATTGTTACGCTGTACCCGTTCGGGCTGTATGGCGGCACGCGGCTGGCGCTGCCGGTGCTGGTGGCGCTGCTGGTATGCCTGATTCCGACGACCATCGGCGGATTGCTCTCGGCGATCGGAATCGCGGGGATGGATCGGCTGGTGCAGCACAACGTTCTGGCGATGTCGGGCCGCTCGGTTGAAGCCGCCGGCGACGTCGATACTCTGCTGCTCGACAAGACCGGAACCATCACGCTCGGAAACAGGATGGCGGCGGAGTTCATCCCGGTGCAGGGCGTGGAAACGCGCGAACTCGCCGAGGCCGCGCAACTCGCGTCGCTTGCCGACGAGACCCCCGAAGGACGCTCGATCGTCGTGCTGGCCAAGCGCGAATACAACTTGCGCGGCCGTGAACTCGGCGAGGTCGGCGCCACCTTCATACCGTTTTCCGCGCAGACCAGGATGAGCGGCGTCGACATCGGCGGGCGGCGAATCCGCAAGGGCGCTGCCGAACAGATCGTACATTTCGTCCAGGATAATCGCGGCACGCCGCCGCCGGACTTGAAGGCAATCGTCGAGCGGATCGCGCGCAGCGGTGGGACTCCGTTGGTCGTCGCGGACGCGTCGAAGGCGCTTGGCGTGATTCATCTCAAAGACATGGTCAAGGAAGGAATCCGCGAGCGCTTCGAGCGGCTGCGTGCGATGGGCTTGCGCACCGTCATGATTACCGGCGACAACCCGCTGACCGCGGCGGCGATTGCCAAGGAATCGGGGGTGGACGACTTCCTGGCCGAGGCCACTCCCGAAACCAAGCTGCGGCTGATTCGCGAGGAGCAGAACCAGGGCAAATTGGTGGCCATGATCGGCGACGGCACCAACGACGCGCCCGCGCTCGCGCAGGCCGACGTCGGGATCGCGATGAACGCGGGCACCCAGGCCGCGCGCGAGGCCGGCAACATGATCGACCTCGACTCGAATCCGACCAAGGTGATGGAAGTCGTCGAGATCGGCAAGCAACTGCTGATGACGCGCGGCTCCTTGACGACGTTTTCGATTGCCAACGACGTCGCCAAGTACTTCGCGATCATTCCGGCGCTGTTCATCGTGGAATATCCGGAGCTGCAGCGGCTCAACGTGATGCATCTGGCGACGCCGCAGAGCGCGATTCTGTCGGCGGTAATTTTCAACGCGCTGATCATAATCGCGTTGATACCGCTGGCGCTGCGCGGCGTGCGCTACCGTCCGGTGGGCGCGGCCGCGATTCTAACCCGCAATCTTTTCATCTACGGCGGCGGCGGCGTGATTATTCCGTTCATCGGCATCAAGGCCATCGACATCGTAATCACGGCGCTCCATCTCGCCTGA